In Afipia sp. GAS231, a single window of DNA contains:
- a CDS encoding substrate-binding domain-containing protein, with product MDELGPQFERASGVVLSFRYDTAAALQRAMEDGARFDVAVLTSPVMSVLTAANKIAGADQSTFASALIAVAVKHGAAKPDISTREMFVQTLLSADKISYAKEGASGQHFQRVLKQLNLDEALRDKLLPMTGAKEIEAVADGLATLGVQLTSEILPVKGVDLVGPFPGDLQNRTELKIAVSTESKSTDLARRFIAYATSSAAAEVIRAKGMIPP from the coding sequence ATGGACGAACTCGGACCTCAATTTGAGCGCGCCAGCGGCGTCGTCCTCAGTTTTAGATACGATACAGCCGCCGCGTTGCAGCGTGCGATGGAGGATGGTGCGCGCTTCGATGTCGCCGTGTTAACGTCACCCGTGATGTCAGTGCTGACTGCCGCAAATAAAATAGCAGGGGCTGACCAGTCAACGTTCGCGAGCGCTCTGATTGCAGTAGCGGTCAAACACGGAGCCGCGAAACCCGACATTTCGACGCGGGAGATGTTCGTTCAGACGTTGCTTAGCGCGGACAAGATCTCATACGCCAAGGAAGGGGCGAGCGGCCAGCATTTTCAACGAGTTCTGAAGCAGTTAAATCTTGATGAGGCGTTGAGGGACAAGCTGTTGCCCATGACGGGGGCAAAGGAGATCGAGGCGGTGGCCGACGGATTGGCGACGCTGGGGGTGCAGTTGACCAGCGAGATTCTTCCCGTCAAAGGCGTCGACCTGGTTGGACCGTTCCCCGGCGATCTTCAAAATCGTACCGAACTGAAGATCGCCGTCAGCACGGAATCCAAATCAACTGACCTGGCGAGACGATTTATCGCCTATGCCACCTCAAGCGCTGCCGCGGAAGTGATCCGCGCGAAGGGTATGATACCGCCGTAG
- a CDS encoding NAD(P)/FAD-dependent oxidoreductase, whose translation MSGLTAALELEQAGHTVIVVEAQARPGGRVLTMRDQSGSPIAEAGAGRIPETHTWAMSYINRMGLETAPLYPDRRSAVIYAQGKRVVLDPGADPARHFDLTDAEKALGLDGLARTHIFPGVELVKASGTMNGPNWPATDLMKFDDLTARDYLASRGLSKAAVNLLTLGAFPQTISALTLFRVLATYDRTRLRKIRGGNDLLPRAMTARLRTAIAYGSIVRSIRQEPQQIEVSVESLTGQHQIVADAVICTIPFSVLGNVEIVPALGLAKQSILAQMRYTTATKVAFKTRKRPWEREGLSGFAQLDTMAEIWSPHGDNRVERGVLQLYQQGELATAMDAMAVAERHAFAFGTIERVFPGTTAIIDEVFEYSWQRDPWARGAYGIAASGQLYAWKEHLARPEGRIHFAGEHTSLEYAAWIEGAVRSGYRAAEEVNAGI comes from the coding sequence ATGAGCGGCCTGACGGCAGCTCTCGAACTTGAGCAGGCAGGCCACACTGTCATCGTCGTTGAGGCGCAGGCGCGGCCAGGCGGGCGCGTGCTCACGATGCGCGACCAAAGCGGATCGCCGATTGCCGAAGCGGGAGCCGGGCGCATTCCCGAAACGCACACATGGGCCATGAGCTATATCAATCGCATGGGATTGGAAACTGCCCCGCTCTATCCCGACCGCCGGAGCGCGGTGATATACGCTCAAGGCAAGCGCGTCGTTCTTGACCCTGGTGCCGATCCGGCGCGACATTTCGATCTGACTGACGCGGAAAAAGCGCTCGGTCTTGACGGGCTGGCCAGGACCCACATCTTCCCGGGCGTCGAATTGGTCAAAGCCAGCGGGACGATGAACGGGCCCAATTGGCCGGCCACGGACCTCATGAAGTTCGATGATCTGACGGCGCGTGATTACCTAGCTAGCAGGGGCCTTTCGAAGGCGGCGGTCAATCTTCTTACGCTGGGCGCGTTTCCGCAGACAATTTCGGCCTTGACGCTCTTTCGGGTTCTCGCGACCTACGATCGAACACGTCTGCGAAAAATTCGAGGCGGCAACGATCTTCTGCCGAGAGCAATGACAGCACGACTGAGAACGGCAATCGCCTACGGGTCGATCGTCCGAAGCATTCGCCAGGAACCTCAGCAGATCGAGGTGAGTGTCGAAAGCTTGACGGGTCAGCATCAGATTGTTGCAGACGCCGTCATTTGCACGATCCCGTTCTCGGTGTTGGGGAATGTTGAAATCGTCCCGGCCCTCGGCCTCGCCAAGCAGTCGATTCTCGCGCAGATGCGCTACACCACAGCCACCAAGGTCGCCTTCAAGACACGAAAACGACCGTGGGAGCGTGAAGGTCTGAGCGGGTTCGCCCAGCTGGACACCATGGCCGAAATCTGGAGTCCTCACGGCGACAATCGGGTGGAAAGGGGTGTCCTCCAACTCTATCAGCAGGGTGAGCTCGCAACTGCCATGGACGCGATGGCGGTGGCCGAGCGCCATGCGTTTGCCTTCGGTACGATCGAGCGCGTTTTTCCTGGCACTACAGCGATCATCGATGAGGTCTTCGAGTATTCGTGGCAACGCGACCCATGGGCCCGCGGTGCATACGGCATCGCAGCATCAGGGCAGCTCTACGCCTGGAAGGAGCATCTCGCCCGACCTGAGGGCCGCATCCACTTTGCCGGCGAGCATACCTCACTCGAATACGCTGCGTGGATAGAGGGCGCGGTCAGGTCCGGCTATCGTGCAGCTGAAGAGGTGAACGCAGGAATCTAG
- a CDS encoding cation/acetate symporter ActP encodes MLLLIAASSNFGACGSAYSAQPDSKIQQAESSTIVFFVVFAVLTLLISFWAARRATSSSEYLTAGSSISSGQNGLAIAGDYMSAGAFLGLSGAIYASGLDGMFLAASYLASWPIVLFLVAEPLRRLGKYSFADVLTHKLRERPIRILAGASTLVIVSFYLVAQMVGAGELISLLFGIGYGPAVIMVGLLMIVFSTLGGMRAATWVQIIKAILMIGGSAMIAALVLARFDFNMSDLFRTAVTNHPNGNKIMDIRGFAQDPVATLSLGVGILFGTAGLPHILMRFFTVSDERAARVSVFYATCLIGMFFAMLFVIGYGSIAILRGDAAYANASGALFGGNNLAPIHLAKAVGGSIMAGFISAVAFATILAVVSGLLIAGASSAANDLVVGLSGRQLHERARLRISRIAAMALGVLGILLGLACEGQNVAYLLALATAIAASANFPLLLLAIYWDGLTTRGAVVGGTFGLISSVVLTAMGPTIWSKVLGLGPAIFPYDSPALFTVPLTLLVCWLVSIATAESEKDWRLTQPSVAQSAE; translated from the coding sequence ATGTTGCTCCTTATCGCTGCTTCATCCAATTTCGGTGCATGCGGCTCGGCATACTCTGCGCAGCCCGATTCCAAAATTCAGCAGGCAGAGTCGTCTACCATTGTATTTTTCGTAGTCTTCGCGGTACTTACGCTGCTCATCAGCTTCTGGGCGGCCCGTCGTGCAACAAGTTCGTCGGAATATCTTACAGCGGGAAGCTCGATCTCATCAGGCCAGAATGGGTTAGCTATTGCGGGCGACTATATGTCTGCCGGCGCCTTCCTTGGGCTGTCGGGGGCGATCTATGCATCCGGTTTGGATGGAATGTTCCTCGCCGCAAGTTATCTGGCTAGTTGGCCTATCGTTCTGTTTCTTGTCGCAGAACCGCTCCGCCGCCTGGGGAAGTATTCGTTCGCAGACGTGCTAACTCACAAATTGAGAGAGCGGCCGATTCGTATCCTGGCGGGTGCTTCCACCCTCGTCATCGTCAGCTTCTATCTCGTCGCACAAATGGTCGGCGCCGGAGAGCTCATTTCATTGCTCTTCGGAATTGGCTACGGGCCGGCCGTCATCATGGTCGGGCTGCTTATGATCGTGTTTTCGACCCTCGGCGGCATGCGCGCCGCCACATGGGTTCAGATCATCAAGGCCATTCTGATGATTGGTGGAAGCGCCATGATCGCTGCGTTGGTACTGGCAAGGTTCGATTTCAATATGTCCGATCTCTTCAGGACGGCAGTGACGAATCATCCAAACGGTAACAAGATCATGGATATTCGCGGCTTCGCTCAAGACCCAGTTGCAACTCTGTCTCTTGGTGTCGGAATCTTATTTGGTACCGCGGGGCTGCCGCACATCCTAATGCGATTTTTCACTGTTAGCGACGAGCGCGCGGCGCGCGTATCAGTCTTTTATGCGACCTGTCTCATTGGGATGTTCTTTGCGATGCTGTTCGTCATCGGATACGGCAGTATCGCAATCCTCCGTGGCGATGCCGCCTACGCCAACGCCAGCGGCGCGTTGTTTGGCGGAAATAATCTGGCTCCCATCCACTTGGCGAAGGCCGTCGGTGGAAGCATCATGGCAGGCTTCATCTCAGCGGTTGCGTTCGCGACGATCCTGGCTGTTGTCTCGGGATTGCTCATAGCAGGTGCCTCCTCGGCTGCTAACGATCTCGTTGTGGGCCTCTCCGGTCGGCAGCTTCATGAGCGCGCGCGACTCCGGATATCACGGATCGCTGCGATGGCACTGGGAGTACTCGGGATCCTGCTTGGACTGGCGTGCGAGGGGCAGAATGTCGCCTACCTCCTCGCGCTTGCCACGGCGATCGCAGCCAGCGCCAACTTTCCATTGCTGCTGCTGGCAATTTACTGGGACGGCTTGACGACGCGCGGTGCGGTCGTTGGCGGCACCTTCGGCCTGATCTCATCGGTGGTCTTGACGGCAATGGGGCCGACTATCTGGTCAAAAGTGCTGGGTCTTGGTCCTGCGATCTTTCCGTATGACTCGCCGGCACTGTTTACCGTGCCCCTCACGCTGTTGGTCTGCTGGCTGGTATCGATCGCTACGGCCGAATCCGAGAAGGATTGGCGATTGACGCAACCTTCCGTCGCTCAATCCGCGGAATAG
- a CDS encoding TetR/AcrR family transcriptional regulator — protein sequence MKAKGDLVKAAKKLMWERGYEAVSPRDLLKESGAGQGSLYHHFKGKMDLASVALGEVSNEMCELARETVGTDGSALDRVFRYLDVSRDGLKGCRMGRFACESSIAEASLRKPVERYFRELQELLAGALREAQADGEIAKHLDANELALMLITVVQGGFVVSRVYRDRNAINRATETARSLLKTLPRR from the coding sequence ATGAAGGCGAAGGGCGATCTGGTTAAGGCGGCCAAGAAATTGATGTGGGAGCGTGGCTACGAGGCCGTAAGCCCGCGCGACTTGCTGAAAGAAAGCGGTGCGGGGCAAGGCAGCCTCTATCACCACTTCAAGGGAAAGATGGACCTCGCGTCTGTCGCTCTGGGTGAGGTGTCCAATGAAATGTGCGAGCTCGCGCGCGAGACCGTTGGAACGGACGGTTCTGCCCTGGATCGTGTCTTCCGCTATCTCGACGTTTCTCGCGACGGCCTCAAAGGTTGCAGGATGGGCAGGTTTGCTTGCGAATCGTCCATCGCCGAGGCTTCGTTGAGGAAGCCCGTTGAACGCTATTTTCGCGAACTCCAGGAGCTCCTCGCCGGAGCTCTCCGCGAAGCTCAAGCCGACGGCGAAATCGCGAAACACCTCGACGCCAACGAGCTTGCGCTGATGCTTATAACCGTAGTGCAGGGCGGTTTCGTCGTTTCGCGGGTTTATCGCGATCGGAACGCCATCAATCGGGCGACGGAGACGGCCAGGTCGCTGCTCAAAACACTGCCACGCCGCTAG
- a CDS encoding pyridoxamine 5'-phosphate oxidase family protein produces MFLKACVHDRGTVMTGTTSPFHTGEQTIQSLAGVRDRIERKGRAVIRDYMPEQHRAFFAALPFMVVGLADQNGHPWATTLPGPPGFMNSTEQNLLAIKAWLDPDDPLHSCIRDGAPIGALGIELSTRRRNRVNGRIENCVVGEGFSIRVQQSFGNCPKYIQARSERRQLRFRPAPESRSAPHLGDSEVSFVAEADTFFIASRSAQLDQEDSSQGLDVSHRGGRPGFVRVISPSELCFPDYSGNLLFNTLGNLEVDARAGLLFIDFQSGRMLHIIGRARICWDVPETMRSAGVERLIFFNIERLVNRDHAFPDSFDFVSYSPHLGAEGQDSNIPQ; encoded by the coding sequence ATGTTTCTCAAGGCGTGCGTCCATGATCGCGGCACTGTCATGACAGGGACTACGTCTCCTTTTCACACCGGCGAGCAAACGATCCAAAGTCTCGCCGGTGTGCGCGATCGCATCGAGCGCAAAGGACGCGCAGTTATTCGGGACTACATGCCGGAGCAGCATCGGGCCTTCTTCGCGGCACTACCGTTCATGGTCGTGGGACTGGCGGACCAGAACGGCCATCCCTGGGCCACCACCCTGCCCGGCCCACCAGGGTTCATGAATTCGACGGAACAGAATCTACTTGCCATCAAGGCATGGCTCGATCCGGACGACCCTTTGCATTCGTGTATTCGGGATGGCGCCCCAATCGGTGCGCTGGGAATCGAGCTTTCAACGCGTCGTCGGAACCGGGTCAACGGTCGCATCGAAAATTGCGTCGTCGGTGAAGGTTTCTCGATAAGGGTTCAGCAGAGCTTTGGAAACTGCCCGAAATACATTCAGGCACGCAGCGAGCGCCGACAGCTCCGTTTCAGGCCCGCGCCTGAATCCCGATCGGCTCCCCATCTCGGCGATAGCGAAGTCAGCTTTGTTGCCGAAGCAGACACGTTCTTTATTGCGTCCCGGTCGGCGCAACTCGACCAGGAGGATTCCTCGCAAGGTCTCGATGTCTCCCACCGCGGCGGGCGTCCCGGCTTCGTGCGGGTGATTTCACCAAGCGAACTTTGCTTTCCGGATTATAGCGGGAATCTGCTCTTCAACACTCTCGGAAATCTGGAAGTGGACGCGCGCGCCGGGCTTCTGTTCATCGACTTCCAAAGCGGCCGGATGCTGCACATCATCGGTAGAGCCCGGATCTGCTGGGATGTTCCGGAGACGATGCGATCCGCCGGAGTCGAAAGGCTCATCTTTTTTAACATTGAGCGCCTGGTGAACCGCGATCATGCATTTCCGGATTCGTTCGACTTTGTCAGCTACTCGCCGCACTTGGGGGCGGAGGGCCAGGATTCCAACATTCCCCAATAA
- a CDS encoding MBL fold metallo-hydrolase yields MLSLTCRNALLTAACAGAAFGLPKPVSFIEAALAQKGPEAGKGFRPFKFGKVQGFILNDGVWEKPHDLGFIKNASVEETKAALAAAGIANDVLPIPFNVTLVKFGNETVLFDAGTGGQFQPTAGAMIANMAAAGVKPEQITRVIVSHFHPDHFFGLMSKAPDNTPVFPNAVVYVPSNEFKFWMDESIFTKLPEKQHGLPKRLQAMFPLLKDKLKQYEWDTEVIPGIRSIAAPGHTPGHTAFHVASGNEQLMVLSDTTNMPALFAKHPDWHGVIDADPVLAEATRRKLFDRAVADKALVTGYHFPFPAVGKIVTDGAGYTFVPAA; encoded by the coding sequence ATGTTAAGCCTAACCTGCCGCAACGCTCTGTTGACGGCAGCATGTGCAGGAGCGGCGTTCGGCCTGCCGAAGCCCGTCTCGTTCATCGAGGCAGCACTAGCCCAGAAGGGACCGGAAGCTGGCAAGGGCTTCCGCCCGTTCAAATTCGGCAAGGTCCAGGGGTTCATCCTGAACGATGGCGTCTGGGAGAAACCTCATGATCTCGGGTTTATCAAGAACGCGTCCGTTGAGGAAACCAAGGCGGCGCTGGCCGCCGCGGGGATCGCGAACGACGTTCTGCCCATTCCGTTCAACGTCACCCTGGTCAAGTTCGGCAACGAAACGGTTCTGTTCGACGCCGGCACGGGCGGCCAGTTTCAGCCTACGGCCGGAGCGATGATCGCCAATATGGCGGCAGCCGGAGTCAAGCCGGAACAGATCACGAGAGTGATCGTTTCGCATTTCCATCCGGACCATTTTTTTGGGCTTATGAGCAAGGCCCCTGACAACACACCGGTGTTCCCGAACGCCGTGGTTTACGTGCCGAGCAACGAGTTCAAGTTCTGGATGGACGAGAGCATCTTCACCAAGCTCCCTGAAAAGCAGCATGGCCTGCCCAAACGGCTTCAGGCGATGTTCCCACTCCTGAAAGACAAGCTGAAACAGTACGAGTGGGACACCGAAGTTATTCCGGGCATCCGCTCCATCGCAGCACCGGGCCATACGCCGGGCCACACCGCATTCCATGTCGCGTCAGGCAACGAGCAGCTGATGGTTCTGAGTGACACGACGAACATGCCTGCCCTGTTCGCGAAGCACCCCGACTGGCACGGCGTGATCGATGCCGACCCTGTGCTTGCCGAAGCGACGCGTCGCAAACTGTTCGACCGTGCCGTGGCCGACAAGGCGCTCGTCACCGGCTACCACTTCCCGTTCCCGGCCGTCGGCAAGATCGTGACGGACGGCGCCGGTTACACCTTCGTGCCAGCGGCATAG
- a CDS encoding DUF2939 domain-containing protein: protein MRWFLTSIVAPVVATGVYAGSAIVSLNGLVGAAKAGNGAEILARTDVPRLKRSLVDQIVAAYLVRTGQNRPIKPIERLLANTYGATIADALVAKMLTADNLTNILQNGSLGADGDSQMIALAGIDTSKVLESLGRLSLVKPVELSVRLGDEASAGAISLHFEGNGWKLSGLNLPTRAVEELAMGLQETKPGKG, encoded by the coding sequence ATGCGCTGGTTTTTGACATCGATCGTCGCTCCGGTCGTCGCGACCGGAGTTTATGCCGGGTCTGCCATTGTCTCTCTAAACGGTTTGGTCGGGGCGGCGAAAGCAGGCAACGGCGCGGAGATCTTGGCGCGAACCGACGTGCCTCGGCTGAAACGTTCTCTGGTCGACCAGATTGTGGCTGCGTACCTGGTCAGGACCGGTCAGAACCGCCCAATCAAGCCAATTGAACGGTTGCTGGCAAACACCTATGGGGCAACGATTGCGGATGCGCTGGTTGCGAAAATGCTCACCGCCGACAATCTCACGAACATTCTGCAAAACGGATCGCTCGGCGCCGATGGCGACAGTCAGATGATTGCGCTCGCCGGCATCGATACGTCGAAGGTGCTGGAATCGCTTGGTCGGTTGTCCCTGGTAAAGCCGGTCGAGCTGTCGGTCCGGCTCGGCGATGAAGCAAGCGCTGGGGCTATCAGTCTTCATTTCGAAGGAAACGGCTGGAAACTTTCAGGCCTTAATCTTCCAACGAGAGCGGTCGAAGAACTCGCCATGGGTCTGCAGGAAACCAAGCCTGGGAAGGGATAA
- a CDS encoding cupin domain-containing protein → MLCADIAQKQFIPLLPRLRAHDVAEFPALLSHQREEFLYVLTGDIEIHTDQYLPLRPEKGDSRYFDSTMGHACVSAGPEVATILWVCSRITAPLA, encoded by the coding sequence ATGTTATGCGCTGACATCGCGCAGAAGCAATTCATTCCGCTGCTGCCTCGTCTGCGCGCTCACGACGTCGCAGAATTCCCTGCATTGTTGTCGCATCAGCGCGAGGAGTTCCTCTACGTGTTGACCGGCGACATAGAAATTCACACCGATCAATATCTGCCCTTAAGACCCGAAAAAGGCGACAGTCGCTATTTTGATAGCACGATGGGGCACGCATGCGTATCAGCCGGCCCTGAAGTTGCGACGATCTTATGGGTCTGCTCTCGGATCACGGCTCCATTGGCATAG
- a CDS encoding tyrosine-type recombinase/integrase, translating to MSKTLTEAQVTTANARSRLGPGVHWRRLDAEAHLGYRKGKQGGVWFVRWRNHHKGGNYKQVPVGAANDINDKPAAGILTFEQAVRTAREAVARARTEAASQAAGPAPTVRSAVESYVRGSDARERRRTGRDVRSDAGTKLRRYVLGQEKRGNQEAAEAAALASVHLHALREDDLITWREGLPEDLKVTTKQRFVNDLKAALNAAWPRLSADRKQLNPAFLAIVKAGFKAERIDDDDDASVARDNQILTDEEVGTILQAACEVDQELGFDGDLYRIVVCLAATGARYAQVRRMRVGDAQVSARRLMVPGSYKGRGGNSGSDPVPVGDDVIEVLLPAIDGRPSDALLFERWFHEQEPGGIAWKKSERGPWKRGELARPWKAIRERAGMPEVIPYALRHSSIVRGLRKGLPIQQVAKLHNTSVKMIERHYAKYIATALEDLARAAVVSLVPRSGGNVVPMGKRA from the coding sequence ATGTCGAAGACACTCACCGAGGCTCAGGTCACGACGGCTAATGCGCGCTCCAGGCTGGGACCTGGCGTGCATTGGCGTCGCCTCGATGCGGAAGCGCATCTGGGCTATCGCAAAGGAAAACAGGGCGGCGTTTGGTTTGTCCGCTGGCGTAATCACCACAAAGGCGGCAACTACAAGCAGGTGCCAGTCGGCGCCGCCAATGACATCAATGACAAGCCCGCCGCCGGGATTCTGACCTTCGAACAGGCCGTGAGAACGGCCCGGGAGGCCGTAGCTCGAGCCAGAACAGAAGCCGCGTCGCAGGCGGCGGGCCCGGCTCCTACCGTGCGATCGGCCGTTGAATCCTACGTTAGGGGGAGCGACGCTCGAGAAAGACGCCGAACAGGTCGCGACGTCCGATCCGACGCCGGTACCAAGCTGCGGCGCTATGTTCTTGGTCAAGAAAAGCGCGGCAATCAGGAAGCTGCGGAAGCTGCTGCCCTCGCATCGGTGCATCTGCATGCCTTGAGAGAAGACGACTTGATAACGTGGCGTGAGGGTTTGCCGGAGGACTTGAAGGTCACGACCAAGCAGCGGTTCGTGAATGACCTCAAGGCCGCACTAAATGCCGCGTGGCCCCGGCTTTCGGCAGATCGGAAGCAACTAAACCCGGCGTTCCTCGCCATTGTGAAGGCCGGCTTCAAAGCCGAGCGGATCGATGATGATGATGATGCCTCGGTTGCTCGGGACAACCAGATCCTCACGGATGAGGAGGTTGGCACCATCCTTCAAGCTGCGTGTGAAGTCGATCAGGAGCTAGGATTTGACGGCGATCTATATCGGATCGTCGTATGTCTGGCCGCGACCGGCGCGCGGTATGCCCAGGTCAGGCGAATGCGCGTGGGCGACGCACAGGTTTCTGCGCGGCGCCTGATGGTGCCGGGCTCCTACAAGGGGCGCGGCGGCAATAGCGGCTCAGATCCGGTCCCAGTGGGCGACGATGTGATCGAGGTGCTCTTGCCCGCAATCGACGGGCGGCCAAGCGATGCACTTCTTTTCGAGCGATGGTTCCATGAACAGGAGCCGGGGGGCATCGCGTGGAAGAAGTCTGAACGCGGTCCGTGGAAAAGAGGCGAACTTGCACGTCCGTGGAAGGCCATTCGCGAGCGCGCCGGTATGCCGGAGGTGATTCCCTATGCTTTGCGGCACTCGAGCATCGTGCGCGGTCTCCGAAAGGGCTTGCCCATCCAACAGGTCGCCAAACTGCACAATACCTCAGTCAAAATGATCGAACGGCACTACGCGAAATACATTGCGACCGCCTTGGAAGACCTGGCAAGGGCGGCAGTCGTGTCCCTGGTGCCGCGGAGTGGTGGAAACGTGGTGCCGATGGGAAAACGCGCGTAA
- a CDS encoding aldehyde dehydrogenase family protein: MSIAYDYSRQTTPPVSASSPKLLLIGGQHVPSASGRTFKTLNPATEQVIATVAEGNEVDVDRAVAAARRAFEGPWRTMRAAERGHILLRLVDLMKKHADEIAALESLDAGKPISGVLRQDLPAAIDTLTYYAGWADKISGEVVSTRDDALTYTVREPVGVVAVIVPWNFPLMIGMWKLAPALACGCTIVMKPAELTSLSALRIGELALEAGLPPGVLNIVTGPGRVVGDALVNHPDVDKVTFTGSPGVGRGILRGAAGNFKRVSLELGGKSANVIFDDADIEAATKAAASGIFFNAGQVCSAGSRVLAHERVYDEVVERLTQRAKAIRMGDPGDRATALGPVISEKQMKSILDYVDIGEKEGAVLTTGGRRVGDRGYFISPAVFADVEHEMRISQEEIFGPVVSVIKFRDEADALRIANGTAYSLAAGVWSRDIGRVQRFAKKANAGTVWINTYGYTDVRLPWGGVRDSGFGREHGTAAIDNFTEPKAVWMNLNS; encoded by the coding sequence ATGTCGATTGCATATGACTATTCCCGTCAGACGACACCCCCAGTTTCGGCCTCCAGCCCCAAACTGTTACTGATTGGCGGGCAACACGTCCCGTCAGCCTCCGGGCGTACGTTCAAAACCCTGAATCCGGCCACCGAGCAGGTGATCGCGACCGTCGCGGAAGGCAACGAGGTCGACGTCGATCGCGCCGTTGCTGCCGCGCGCCGCGCCTTCGAAGGTCCTTGGCGCACGATGCGCGCCGCCGAGCGCGGCCATATCCTGCTCAGGCTTGTGGACCTGATGAAGAAACACGCGGACGAAATCGCCGCGCTGGAAAGTCTTGATGCCGGCAAGCCGATCTCGGGCGTGCTGCGTCAGGACCTCCCGGCCGCCATCGATACTCTGACTTACTACGCCGGCTGGGCGGACAAGATCAGCGGCGAAGTCGTCTCGACGCGGGACGACGCGCTCACCTACACGGTTCGTGAACCGGTCGGCGTGGTTGCGGTTATCGTACCGTGGAATTTCCCGCTGATGATCGGGATGTGGAAGCTGGCGCCTGCCTTGGCTTGCGGCTGCACGATCGTCATGAAGCCTGCCGAGCTGACGTCGCTGTCGGCGCTGCGCATCGGTGAATTGGCGCTCGAAGCGGGTCTGCCGCCGGGCGTGCTCAATATCGTCACCGGTCCGGGCCGGGTCGTCGGCGACGCCCTGGTCAATCATCCCGATGTAGACAAAGTCACCTTCACGGGATCGCCGGGTGTTGGACGCGGAATTCTGCGCGGCGCGGCGGGTAATTTCAAGCGCGTTTCGCTCGAGCTTGGCGGCAAGTCCGCCAACGTCATCTTTGACGACGCCGACATTGAGGCTGCGACCAAGGCCGCTGCGTCAGGAATCTTCTTCAATGCCGGGCAAGTATGCTCGGCAGGCTCGCGCGTGCTGGCGCACGAAAGGGTTTATGACGAGGTCGTCGAGCGGCTGACGCAACGCGCGAAGGCGATCCGGATGGGCGACCCGGGAGATCGTGCCACAGCGCTTGGCCCGGTAATCTCCGAGAAACAAATGAAAAGCATTCTCGATTACGTGGATATCGGCGAGAAGGAGGGCGCCGTGTTGACGACCGGCGGCAGGCGTGTCGGCGATCGTGGCTACTTCATCAGCCCCGCGGTGTTCGCCGACGTCGAGCACGAGATGCGCATCTCGCAGGAGGAAATCTTTGGTCCCGTGGTGAGTGTCATCAAGTTTCGCGACGAGGCCGATGCGCTGCGAATCGCCAACGGCACCGCCTACAGCCTCGCGGCTGGAGTATGGAGCCGCGACATCGGGCGCGTGCAGCGTTTCGCGAAGAAAGCGAATGCGGGCACTGTCTGGATCAATACCTATGGCTACACCGATGTGCGGTTGCCGTGGGGCGGCGTGCGCGATTCTGGCTTCGGCCGCGAACACGGCACCGCGGCGATCGACAATTTTACCGAACCGAAGGCGGTGTGGATGAATTTGAATAGCTGA